The following proteins are co-located in the Hemicordylus capensis ecotype Gifberg chromosome 11, rHemCap1.1.pri, whole genome shotgun sequence genome:
- the OGT gene encoding UDP-N-acetylglucosamine--peptide N-acetylglucosaminyltransferase 110 kDa subunit isoform X1 — MAASVGNVADSTEPTKRMLSFQGLAELAHREYQAGDFEAAERHCMQLWRQEPDNTGVLLLLSSIHFQCRRLDRSAHFSTLAIKQNPLLAEAYSNLGNVYKERGQLQEAIEHYRHALRLKPDFIDGYINLAAALVAAGDMEGAVQAYVSALQYNPDLYCVRSDLGNLLKALGRLEEAKACYLKAIETQPNFAVAWSNLGCVFNAQGEIWLAIHHFEKAVTLDPNFLDAYINLGNVLKEARIFDRAVAAYLRALSLSPNHAVVHGNLACVYYEQGLIDLAIDTYKRAIELQPHFPDAYCNLANALKEKGSVAEAEECYNTALRLCPTHADSLNNLANIKREQGNIEEAVRLYRKALEVFPEFAAAHSNLASVLQQQGKLQEALMHYKEAIRISPTFADAYSNMGNTLKEMQDVQGALQCYTRAIQINPAFADAHSNLASIHKDSGNIPEAIASYRTALKLKPDFPDAYCNLAHCLQIVCDWTDYDERMKKLVSIVADQLEKNRLPSVHPHHSMLYPLSHGFRKAIAERHGNLCLDKINVLHKPPYEHPKDLKASEGRLRVGYVSSDFGNHPTSHLMQSIPGMHNSDKFEVFCYALSPDDGTNFRVKVMAEANHFIDLSQVPCNGKAADRIHQDGIHILINMNGYTKGARNELFALRPAPIQAMWLGYPGTSGALFMDYIITDKETSPVEVAEQYSEKLAYMPNTFFIGDHANMFPHLKKKAVIDFKSNGHIYDNRIVLNGIDLKAFLDSLPDVKIVKMKCPDGDNADISAGLSMPVIPMNTIAEAVIDMINRGQIQITINGFNISNGLATTQINNKAATGEEVPRTIIVTTRSQYGLPEDSVVYCNFNQLYKIDPATLQMWANILKRVPNSVLWLLRFPAVGEPNIQQYAQNMGLPQNRIIFSPVAPKEEHVRRGQLADVCLDTPLCNGHTTGMDVLWAGTPMVTMPGETLASRVAASQLTCLGCPELIAKSRQEYEDVAVKLGTDLEYLKKIRGKVWKQRISSPLFNTKQYTMELERLYLQMWDHCAAGNKPDHIIKAIESGESA; from the exons AACCAACGAAACGTATGCTTTCCTTCCAAGGGCTAGCGGAGTTGGCTCACCGGGAGTATCAAGCAGGAGACTTCGAAGCAGCTGAGAGACACTGCATGCAGCTTTGGCGACAAGAGCCTGACAACACTGGTGTTCTGTTGTTGCTCTCATCCATTCACTTCCAGTGTCGCAGGCTGGACAG GTCTGCTCACTTCAGCACTTTGGCAATCAAGCAGAATCCACTGCTGGCAGAAGCCTACTCTAATCTGGGGAATGTGTACAAGGAACGCGGGCAACTGCAGGAGGCAATTGAGCACTACCGGCATGCCCTGCGCCTCAAGCCAGACTTTATTGATGGATATATTAATCTGGCAGCTGCTTTAGTAGCTGCAGGTGACATGGAAGGGGCAGTGCAGGCATATGTATCTGCCCTGCAGTACAATCCT GACTTGTACTGTGTTCGTAGTGACCTGGGGAACCTGCTCAAAGCCCTGGGTCGCTTGGAAGAAGCCAAG GCCTGTTATTTGAAGGCAATTGAGACTCAACCAAATTTTGCAGTAGCATGGAGTAATCTGGGCTGCGTGTTCAATGCTCAAGGGGAAATATGGCTTGCCATTCATCACTTTGAAAAG GCAGTGACTCTTGACCCAAATTTCCTGGATGCTTATATCAACCTGGGAAATGTCTTGAAGGAAGCACGTATATTTGACAG AGCTGTAGCAGCCTATCTCCGGGCCCtgagtttgagtccaaaccacgCGGTTGTTCATGGCAACCTGGCCTGTGTGTACTACGAACAGGGGCTGATTGACTTGGCAATCGATACCTACAAGCGTGCCATTGAACTGCAGCCACACTTCCCTGATGCTTATTGCAACCTGGCCAATGCGCTGAAAGAGAAAGGCAGT GTTGCTGAAGCAGAGGAATGTTACAACACGGCTCTTCGTCTGTGTCCCACTCACGCGGATTCTCTCAATAATCTGGCAAACATTAAGCGGGAGCAAGGAAACATTGAAGAAGCTGTTCGCCTGTACCGTAAAGCTCTTGAG GTTTTCCCTGAGTTTGCAGCTGCCCATTCTAATTTAGCAAGTGTTCTGCAACAGCAAGGGAAGCTGCAGGAGGCACTCATGCATTACAAGGAGGCTATTAG AATCAGTCCTACATTTGCAGATGCCTATTCCAACATGGGGAACACATTAAAGGAGATGCAGGATGTTCAGGGAGCTTTACAGTGTTACACCCGGGCTATCCAAATAAATCCTGCCTTTGCTGATGCCCACAGTAATCTGGCTTCCATCCATAAA GATTCAGGAAATATACCAGAGGCAATTGCTTCATATCGCACTGCCCTGAAACTGAAACCTGACTTTCCTGATGCCTATTGCAACTTGGCACACTGCTTGCAG ATTGTCTGTGACTGGACTGATTATGATGAAAGAATGAAGAAGCTGGTCAGCATAGTTGCCGACCAGTTGGAGAAGAACAGGCTTCCTTCTGTCCACCCTCACCACAGCATGCTGTATCCACTGTCTCATGGTTTCCGGAAAGCTATTGCAGAGAGACATGGAAACCTGTGCTTGGACAAG ATCAATGTTCTTCATAAGCCGCCATACGAGCATCCCAAGGACTTGAAGGCCAGTGAAGGTCGGCTTCGTGTGGGCTATGTGAGCTCTGATTTCGGGAACCATCCCACCTCCCATCTCATGCAGTCTATTCCAGGCATGCACAACTCTGACAAATTTGAG GTGTTTTGTTACGCTCTCAGCCCCGATGATGGTACAAACTTCCGGGTAAAAGTGATGGCTGAAGCAAATCACTTCATTGATTTATCTCAG GTCCCATGCAATGGAAAAGCAGCTGACCGCATCCACCAGGATGGCATACACATCCTCATCAACATGAACGGCTACACCAAAGGAGCCCGCAATGAGCTGTTTGCCCTCAGACCAGCCCCAATACAG GCTATGTGGCTGGGCTACCCTGGCACCAGTGGGGCTTTATTCATGGATTATATAATCACAGACAAAGAAACGTCCCCTGTTGAAGTGGCTGAACAGTATTCAGAAAAACTGGCTTATATGCCAAATACATTTTTCATTGGAGATCATGCCAACATGTTCCCACACCTGAAG aAAAAAGCAGTCATTGATTTCAAATCCAATGGGCATATTTATGACAACAGAATTGTGTTAAACGGCATTGATTTGAAGGCATTTCTTGACAGCCTGCCTGATGTGAAAATAGTTAAG ATGAAATGTCCTGATGGGGACAATGCCGACATCAGTGCCGGCCTCAGCATGCCTGTCATTCCTATGAATACAATCGCAGAGGCTGTGATTGACATGATAAATCGTGGACAAATTCAGATAACAATCAATGGATTCAATATCAGCAATGGGCTCGCAACTACCCAG ATCAACAACAAAGCAGCAACTGGGGAGGAGGTTCCGCGCACCATCATTGTCACCACCCGCTCTCAGTATGGATTGCCAGAAGATTCTGTGGTGTACTGTAACTTCAATCAGCTTTATAAGATTGACCCTGCCACTTTACAGATGTGGGCCAAT ATCTTGAAACGTGTCCCAAACAGTGTCTTGTGGCTGCTGCGTTTCCCAGCTGTGGGAGAACCAAATATTCAACAGTATGCACAGAACATGGGCCTCCCCCAGAACCGCATCATCTTCTCTCCAGTTGCTCCCAAAGAAGAACATGTGAGGAGGGGCCAGCTGGCTGATGTCTGTCTAGACACCCCCCTTTGTAATGGCCACACCACAGGAATGGATGTCCTCTGGGCTGGGACTCCCATGGTTACTATGCCAG GAGAAACTCTTGCTTCACGTGTGGCTGCCTCCCAGCTTACTTGCCTTGGCTGTCCTGAGCTCATTGCAAAGAGTAGACAAGAATACGAAGACGTTGCTGTGAAACTGGGAACTGATCTAGAATA CTTGAAGAAAATACGTGGCAAGGTGTGGAAGCAGAGAATATCCAGTCCCCTGTTCAACACGAAGCAGTACACGATGGAATTGGAGCGGCTTTATCTTCAGATGTGGGATCACTGTGCAGCCGGCAACAAACCAGACCACATCATTAAAGCCATAGAAAGTGGTGAATCTGCTTAA
- the OGT gene encoding UDP-N-acetylglucosamine--peptide N-acetylglucosaminyltransferase 110 kDa subunit isoform X2: MAASVGNVADSTGLAELAHREYQAGDFEAAERHCMQLWRQEPDNTGVLLLLSSIHFQCRRLDRSAHFSTLAIKQNPLLAEAYSNLGNVYKERGQLQEAIEHYRHALRLKPDFIDGYINLAAALVAAGDMEGAVQAYVSALQYNPDLYCVRSDLGNLLKALGRLEEAKACYLKAIETQPNFAVAWSNLGCVFNAQGEIWLAIHHFEKAVTLDPNFLDAYINLGNVLKEARIFDRAVAAYLRALSLSPNHAVVHGNLACVYYEQGLIDLAIDTYKRAIELQPHFPDAYCNLANALKEKGSVAEAEECYNTALRLCPTHADSLNNLANIKREQGNIEEAVRLYRKALEVFPEFAAAHSNLASVLQQQGKLQEALMHYKEAIRISPTFADAYSNMGNTLKEMQDVQGALQCYTRAIQINPAFADAHSNLASIHKDSGNIPEAIASYRTALKLKPDFPDAYCNLAHCLQIVCDWTDYDERMKKLVSIVADQLEKNRLPSVHPHHSMLYPLSHGFRKAIAERHGNLCLDKINVLHKPPYEHPKDLKASEGRLRVGYVSSDFGNHPTSHLMQSIPGMHNSDKFEVFCYALSPDDGTNFRVKVMAEANHFIDLSQVPCNGKAADRIHQDGIHILINMNGYTKGARNELFALRPAPIQAMWLGYPGTSGALFMDYIITDKETSPVEVAEQYSEKLAYMPNTFFIGDHANMFPHLKKKAVIDFKSNGHIYDNRIVLNGIDLKAFLDSLPDVKIVKMKCPDGDNADISAGLSMPVIPMNTIAEAVIDMINRGQIQITINGFNISNGLATTQINNKAATGEEVPRTIIVTTRSQYGLPEDSVVYCNFNQLYKIDPATLQMWANILKRVPNSVLWLLRFPAVGEPNIQQYAQNMGLPQNRIIFSPVAPKEEHVRRGQLADVCLDTPLCNGHTTGMDVLWAGTPMVTMPGETLASRVAASQLTCLGCPELIAKSRQEYEDVAVKLGTDLEYLKKIRGKVWKQRISSPLFNTKQYTMELERLYLQMWDHCAAGNKPDHIIKAIESGESA; the protein is encoded by the exons GGCTAGCGGAGTTGGCTCACCGGGAGTATCAAGCAGGAGACTTCGAAGCAGCTGAGAGACACTGCATGCAGCTTTGGCGACAAGAGCCTGACAACACTGGTGTTCTGTTGTTGCTCTCATCCATTCACTTCCAGTGTCGCAGGCTGGACAG GTCTGCTCACTTCAGCACTTTGGCAATCAAGCAGAATCCACTGCTGGCAGAAGCCTACTCTAATCTGGGGAATGTGTACAAGGAACGCGGGCAACTGCAGGAGGCAATTGAGCACTACCGGCATGCCCTGCGCCTCAAGCCAGACTTTATTGATGGATATATTAATCTGGCAGCTGCTTTAGTAGCTGCAGGTGACATGGAAGGGGCAGTGCAGGCATATGTATCTGCCCTGCAGTACAATCCT GACTTGTACTGTGTTCGTAGTGACCTGGGGAACCTGCTCAAAGCCCTGGGTCGCTTGGAAGAAGCCAAG GCCTGTTATTTGAAGGCAATTGAGACTCAACCAAATTTTGCAGTAGCATGGAGTAATCTGGGCTGCGTGTTCAATGCTCAAGGGGAAATATGGCTTGCCATTCATCACTTTGAAAAG GCAGTGACTCTTGACCCAAATTTCCTGGATGCTTATATCAACCTGGGAAATGTCTTGAAGGAAGCACGTATATTTGACAG AGCTGTAGCAGCCTATCTCCGGGCCCtgagtttgagtccaaaccacgCGGTTGTTCATGGCAACCTGGCCTGTGTGTACTACGAACAGGGGCTGATTGACTTGGCAATCGATACCTACAAGCGTGCCATTGAACTGCAGCCACACTTCCCTGATGCTTATTGCAACCTGGCCAATGCGCTGAAAGAGAAAGGCAGT GTTGCTGAAGCAGAGGAATGTTACAACACGGCTCTTCGTCTGTGTCCCACTCACGCGGATTCTCTCAATAATCTGGCAAACATTAAGCGGGAGCAAGGAAACATTGAAGAAGCTGTTCGCCTGTACCGTAAAGCTCTTGAG GTTTTCCCTGAGTTTGCAGCTGCCCATTCTAATTTAGCAAGTGTTCTGCAACAGCAAGGGAAGCTGCAGGAGGCACTCATGCATTACAAGGAGGCTATTAG AATCAGTCCTACATTTGCAGATGCCTATTCCAACATGGGGAACACATTAAAGGAGATGCAGGATGTTCAGGGAGCTTTACAGTGTTACACCCGGGCTATCCAAATAAATCCTGCCTTTGCTGATGCCCACAGTAATCTGGCTTCCATCCATAAA GATTCAGGAAATATACCAGAGGCAATTGCTTCATATCGCACTGCCCTGAAACTGAAACCTGACTTTCCTGATGCCTATTGCAACTTGGCACACTGCTTGCAG ATTGTCTGTGACTGGACTGATTATGATGAAAGAATGAAGAAGCTGGTCAGCATAGTTGCCGACCAGTTGGAGAAGAACAGGCTTCCTTCTGTCCACCCTCACCACAGCATGCTGTATCCACTGTCTCATGGTTTCCGGAAAGCTATTGCAGAGAGACATGGAAACCTGTGCTTGGACAAG ATCAATGTTCTTCATAAGCCGCCATACGAGCATCCCAAGGACTTGAAGGCCAGTGAAGGTCGGCTTCGTGTGGGCTATGTGAGCTCTGATTTCGGGAACCATCCCACCTCCCATCTCATGCAGTCTATTCCAGGCATGCACAACTCTGACAAATTTGAG GTGTTTTGTTACGCTCTCAGCCCCGATGATGGTACAAACTTCCGGGTAAAAGTGATGGCTGAAGCAAATCACTTCATTGATTTATCTCAG GTCCCATGCAATGGAAAAGCAGCTGACCGCATCCACCAGGATGGCATACACATCCTCATCAACATGAACGGCTACACCAAAGGAGCCCGCAATGAGCTGTTTGCCCTCAGACCAGCCCCAATACAG GCTATGTGGCTGGGCTACCCTGGCACCAGTGGGGCTTTATTCATGGATTATATAATCACAGACAAAGAAACGTCCCCTGTTGAAGTGGCTGAACAGTATTCAGAAAAACTGGCTTATATGCCAAATACATTTTTCATTGGAGATCATGCCAACATGTTCCCACACCTGAAG aAAAAAGCAGTCATTGATTTCAAATCCAATGGGCATATTTATGACAACAGAATTGTGTTAAACGGCATTGATTTGAAGGCATTTCTTGACAGCCTGCCTGATGTGAAAATAGTTAAG ATGAAATGTCCTGATGGGGACAATGCCGACATCAGTGCCGGCCTCAGCATGCCTGTCATTCCTATGAATACAATCGCAGAGGCTGTGATTGACATGATAAATCGTGGACAAATTCAGATAACAATCAATGGATTCAATATCAGCAATGGGCTCGCAACTACCCAG ATCAACAACAAAGCAGCAACTGGGGAGGAGGTTCCGCGCACCATCATTGTCACCACCCGCTCTCAGTATGGATTGCCAGAAGATTCTGTGGTGTACTGTAACTTCAATCAGCTTTATAAGATTGACCCTGCCACTTTACAGATGTGGGCCAAT ATCTTGAAACGTGTCCCAAACAGTGTCTTGTGGCTGCTGCGTTTCCCAGCTGTGGGAGAACCAAATATTCAACAGTATGCACAGAACATGGGCCTCCCCCAGAACCGCATCATCTTCTCTCCAGTTGCTCCCAAAGAAGAACATGTGAGGAGGGGCCAGCTGGCTGATGTCTGTCTAGACACCCCCCTTTGTAATGGCCACACCACAGGAATGGATGTCCTCTGGGCTGGGACTCCCATGGTTACTATGCCAG GAGAAACTCTTGCTTCACGTGTGGCTGCCTCCCAGCTTACTTGCCTTGGCTGTCCTGAGCTCATTGCAAAGAGTAGACAAGAATACGAAGACGTTGCTGTGAAACTGGGAACTGATCTAGAATA CTTGAAGAAAATACGTGGCAAGGTGTGGAAGCAGAGAATATCCAGTCCCCTGTTCAACACGAAGCAGTACACGATGGAATTGGAGCGGCTTTATCTTCAGATGTGGGATCACTGTGCAGCCGGCAACAAACCAGACCACATCATTAAAGCCATAGAAAGTGGTGAATCTGCTTAA
- the LOC128335291 gene encoding uncharacterized protein LOC128335291, with the protein MAYKGKQNIPGPSRRKGMTGPKLELSADQKQQMRDAFDLLDADGTGTIDVKDLKVSIRALGFEPSKDELRKIMLNVDKEGSGKIGFDAFYSVMTHKMSELDPKDEILKAFKLFEDHKSGKISFSDLKRIAMEIGESLTDEELQEMIDEADVDGDGEVNEQEFLRIMKKYS; encoded by the exons ATG GCTTATAAGGGCAAGCAAAACATTCCAGGACCATCCCGGAGGAAGGGGATGACAGGTCCCAAACTGGAACTCAGTGCCGATCAAAAGCAGCAGATGCGGGATGCCTTTGACCTGCTGGATGCAGACGGGACAGGGACCATCGATGTGAAAGACCTGAAG GTGTCAATTCGTGCCCTGGGCTTTGAACCAAGTAAAGACGAGCTGAGAAAGATCATGCTGAACGTGGATAAAGAAGGATCAGGGAAGATCGGCTTTGACGCCTTTTACTCTGTGATGACTCACAAAATG TCAGAACTTGATCCCAAAGACGAGATCCTGAAAGCCTTCAAGTTGTTTGAGGACCACAAAAGTGGAAAGATCTCCTTCAGTGACCTCAAGCGCATCGCCATGGAGATTGGGGAGAGCCTGACTGACGAGGAACTGCAG GAAATGATTGATGAAGCTGATGTGGACGGAGATGGTGAAGTGAATGAGCAGGAGTTTTTGAGGATCATGAAGAAGTACAGCTGA